From Coriobacteriia bacterium, one genomic window encodes:
- the pyrF gene encoding orotidine-5'-phosphate decarboxylase — protein MAENPIIVALDVSAEEAVALARSLQGRVRWLKVGMTLYYAAGPRIIADLRELGFDVFCDLKLHDIPHQAAGAAAEIARLGVGMLTIHACGGLAMMQAAVEASANAAKDAGLPVPAVLAVTVLTSMDSAALADVGVNRAASDQVRILGQLARDAGVDGVVCSPHEAAEMRALFGRNAFVVTPGVRPAGAAVGDQARVATPAAALLAGASHLVIGRPITSAPEPAAAVDAIQREIREKLQ, from the coding sequence ATGGCCGAGAATCCCATAATCGTGGCGCTTGATGTCTCTGCCGAGGAGGCCGTTGCTCTGGCGCGTTCGCTCCAAGGTCGCGTGCGGTGGCTCAAGGTCGGGATGACGCTCTACTATGCCGCAGGGCCGCGTATCATCGCGGACCTCCGCGAGCTGGGCTTTGACGTTTTCTGCGATCTCAAACTGCACGACATTCCGCATCAGGCAGCCGGAGCAGCTGCTGAGATCGCTCGTCTGGGAGTGGGGATGTTGACCATCCATGCGTGTGGCGGCTTGGCCATGATGCAGGCAGCTGTGGAGGCGTCTGCGAACGCAGCAAAGGACGCTGGTTTGCCTGTGCCGGCGGTGCTCGCGGTCACGGTCCTGACCAGCATGGACAGCGCGGCGTTGGCCGATGTCGGTGTCAATCGGGCCGCGTCCGACCAAGTCCGAATTCTTGGCCAACTGGCGCGTGACGCGGGTGTCGATGGTGTCGTGTGCTCTCCGCACGAAGCTGCGGAGATGCGGGCGCTTTTTGGCAGGAATGCGTTTGTGGTGACACCGGGAGTGCGCCCCGCAGGAGCTGCCGTCGGCGATCAGGCGCGAGTCGCGACGCCTGCGGCTGCACTTCTGGCCGGGGCGAGCCATCTGGTGATTGGTAGACCCATAACTTCGGCGCCGGAGCCGGCGGCCGCGGTGGATGCGATACAACGTGAGATCAGGGAGAAACTTCAGTGA
- a CDS encoding orotate phosphoribosyltransferase, protein MNDAEIMQALERAEAIRSGHFVLTSGRHSAQYVQCARVLEDPALTTDLARTAVSRLPEDLEIDIIAAPAVGGLIIGFAVAQALGVRFIFSEREQGRMVFRRAFEVPAGARVLVVEDVVTTGGSVAEVIDLVRAAGGTVVGVVSLIDRGGEKKFDAPFWPLLQLEVESWESCSCVLCADNIPVYSPGSRRIS, encoded by the coding sequence ATGAACGATGCCGAGATCATGCAGGCTTTGGAGAGGGCCGAAGCGATCCGTAGCGGACACTTCGTGCTCACAAGCGGACGTCATTCAGCCCAGTACGTTCAGTGCGCACGGGTACTCGAAGATCCTGCCCTCACCACCGATCTCGCGCGAACCGCAGTATCGCGCCTTCCGGAGGACCTCGAAATCGACATCATAGCCGCACCAGCGGTTGGTGGCTTGATCATTGGATTTGCGGTCGCACAGGCACTCGGGGTCAGGTTCATCTTCAGCGAACGCGAGCAGGGCCGGATGGTCTTTCGCCGAGCATTCGAAGTGCCTGCAGGTGCCAGGGTGCTCGTGGTTGAAGACGTGGTCACCACGGGTGGGAGTGTGGCTGAGGTTATCGATCTTGTGCGGGCCGCAGGTGGCACCGTTGTAGGAGTCGTCTCTTTGATAGACAGGGGTGGGGAGAAGAAGTTCGATGCACCCTTTTGGCCTCTCCTTCAACTTGAGGTTGAATCATGGGAGTCGTGTTCGTGTGTCCTATGCGCCGACAACATCCCCGTGTACTCGCCAGGCAGCAGGAGAATTTCCTAG
- a CDS encoding integration host factor produces the protein MALPTLSDADRQNALKKAAEARQQRAALRAEIKSGKLSFVDVMRRSDDPVVARIRVSALLESLPGYGKAKAQKIMGELEISESRRVQGLGARQREQLLERLG, from the coding sequence ATGGCACTTCCGACCCTTTCCGATGCTGATCGTCAGAACGCACTCAAGAAAGCCGCCGAGGCTCGTCAGCAGAGGGCAGCTTTGCGTGCCGAGATCAAGAGCGGCAAGCTTTCGTTTGTCGATGTGATGCGCCGCAGTGATGATCCTGTGGTCGCGCGTATCCGAGTCTCTGCCCTTCTCGAGTCGCTTCCCGGTTACGGGAAGGCCAAGGCCCAGAAGATCATGGGCGAACTCGAGATCTCCGAGAGCCGCCGCGTTCAGGGGCTGGGTGCCCGTCAGCGTGAGCAGCTTCTCGAGCGTCTCGGCTAG